A genomic region of Aspergillus oryzae RIB40 DNA, 47Q_0173 contains the following coding sequences:
- a CDS encoding putative AP-3 complex subunit delta (vesicle coat complex AP-3, delta subunit) — MDKKATALLKLIYLEMFGYDMSWASFHVLEVMSSTKYLQKRAGYLAAVQSFRPDTEVLMLATNLLKKDLVSPSIPNMSLPLITLPNIITPSLAMSLLPDVLSRISHSHAMARKKAVVCLYRLALVYPEALKLAWPKIKDRLMDDGEDSSVTTAVINVVCELGWRRPHDFLPLAPRFFELLVDGGNNWMAIKIIKLFATLTPIEPRLTRKLIRPLINIIQTTTAMSLLYECINGIVQGGILDGEEVLEEKNEIASLCLGKLRGMVVTESDPNLKYVALLAFNRIVMSHPVLVSAHQDVIMDCLEDPDISIRLRALDLVTRMVTSDTLQSVVNRLVDQLFNARQVTKSTLAAGSCETGIRTDMGEFTLSEGPHAQKLPIALPDDYSIEVVHRILDVCSYNNYSELPDFEWYVDVLVQLVKLLPPSIEELPTHYTSYRDPEHYKNCVAFRIGSEIRNIAVRVRDVRMEATRAAETLILVDNKQGPSPLVSKQTSDILGPLAWVTGEFAEHLAYPSQTLQSLIDMSNVSLSASTLSLYIQAIPKVLANLICDGDETWDSLKNSEMSLLLARIIEFLDVLAAHPDLDVQERAIEFLEVMRLAADAVQSETLEVGQAPSLLSSMVPSFFHGLELNPVATNAQKKVPLPDQLCLTQEFNKHIYGLFNNPANGLPEPAGQLPSQMFYHVREVSVLDKQPVEFLPVDLQLNPTYQDLSSGFGDDTAALKRREERKERNRDDPFYIAAEDESSCTLTPFHQTLNMSNSSGLDIDSIPIVDLNLNGAGSHRTLASLSRDNRQGGSRPKKYEIAPDEIIGQEDSPHLDSNDEPGKAKRSLLQVDSSGLEHLSLDGRGGSSGDPTVPTVVGGHDVEMAMAVQKVEKLRLEMQRASERVHPNGIPAEGTLVRKKRKSKKPTRIGSQEAALLKAEDEMSVDNTQQMPVSSVAPKKKKRAKKQINAGSSSAL; from the exons ATGG ACAAGAAAGCTACGGCTCTGTTGAAACTAATCTACTTGGAGATGTTTGGGTATGACATGTCCTGGGCTTCATTCCATGTACTGGAAGTTATGTCATCTACCAAGTACCTGCAGAAGAGAGCTGGCTACCTTGCAGCTGTACAGAGCTTTAGACCAGATACTGAAGTCTTAATGTTGGCTACAAACCTGCTAAAAAAG GATTTAGTGTCGCCTAGTATCCCAAACATGTCCCTCCCTCTGATAACATTACCAAACATTATCACACCTTCACTGGCGATGTCGTTGCTCCCAGATGTTCTGTCACGCATTTCTCACTCACATGCTATGGCTCGTAAGAAGGCTGTGGTGTGTCTTTATAGACTTGCGCTGGTTTACCCCGAAGCGCTAAAATTGGCATGGCCTAAAATCAAGGACCGTCTcatggatgatggagaggatagCAGCGTCACCACAGCAGTGATCAATGTTGTATGTGAACtcggatggagaaggccacATGACTTCCTGCCTCTGGCGCCAAGATTCTTCGAACTATTAGTGGATGGAGGGAACAATTGGATGGCTATAAAAATTATAAAGCTT TTTGCAACATTGACACCCATAGAACCACGATTAACACGAAAGCTTATCCGGCCATTGATCAACATAATTCAGACAACAACTGCCATGTCATTGCTCTATGAATGTATCAACGGCATAGTTCAGGGCGGTATCCTTGATGGTGAGGAAGTGctggaggaaaagaacgagatTGCAAGTCTCTGTCTCGGAAAGCTCAGAGGCATGGTAGTCACAGAGTCCGATCCCAATC TAAAATATGTTGCTCTCCTTGCCTTCAACAGAATTGTGATGTCTCACCCCGTCTTGGTGTCAGCTCATCAGGATGTCATCATGGATTGTTTAGAGGATCCGGACATTTCAATCCGACTGCGAGCCCTTGACCTCGTGACTCGAATGGTAACAAGCGATACACTCCAGTCAGTGGTGAATCGACTTGTCGATCAACTTTTCAATGCCCGTCAAGTCACCAAAAGTACTCTTGCGGCCGGGAGTTGTGAGACAGGTATACGCACTGACATGGGAGAATTCACATTATCAGAAGGTCCACATGCTCAGAAGTTACCGATCGCCTTGCCAGACGATTATAGTATTGAAGTTGTACACCGAATCTTAGATGTCTGCTCTTACAACAATTATTCGGAGCTGCCTGACTTCGAGTGGTATGTTGACGTTCTGGTCCAGTTAGTCAAGCTGCTTCCTCCAAGTATTGAAGAGCTTCCTACCCACTACACTTCATATCGGGACCCCGAGCACTACAAAAATTGTGTTGCTTTCCGTATCGGGTCAGAAATACGCAATATCGCTGTCCGTGTTAGGGACGTTAGGATGGAGGCAACCAGAGCTGCAGAGACTCTGATTCTAGTTGACAACAAGCAGGGCCCGTCTCCCCTTGTCTCCAAACAAACGAGTGACATCTTAGGGCCTCTCGCTTGGGTCACTGGTGAATTTGCAGAGCATCTTGCATATCCCAGCCAAACCCTTCAATCACTAATCGATATGTCGAACGTGTCGTTATCAGCGAGCACGCTGTCCCTTTATATACAGGCTATTCCCAAAGTCTTGGCCAATCTCATTTGTGATGGGGACGAAACCTGGGACTCGTTAAAGAACAGTGAAATGTCCCTTCTTTTAGCTCGAATCATCGAATTCCTTGATGTTTTGGCTGCCCACCCAGACTTGGACGTGCAAGAAAGGGCAATCGAATTTCTGGAGGTCATGCGCTTAGCAGCAGATGCCGTTCAGTCAGAAACTCTAGAAGTAGGCCAGGCTCCATCCTTGCTGTCGTCTATGGTTCCCAGCTTTTTCCATGGACTAGAACTCAATCCAGTCGCTACCAACGCCCAAAAGAAGGTTCCTTTGCCAGATCAACTTTGTCTAACACAAGAGTTCAACAAGCATATATATGGGCTTTTTAATAACCCAGCCAATGGGCTTCCGGAGCCAGCCGGCCAACTACCATCTCAGATGTTTTATCACGTTAGGGAAGTTTCTGTGCTAGATAAGCAGCCTGTTGAATTCCTACCCGTGGATTTGCAATTAAATCCAACATACCAGGACCTCTCCAGTGGCTTTGGAGATGACACTGCCGCTTTAAAGCGGAGAGAGGAACGGAAAGAACGTAACAGGGATGATCCGTTTTATattgctgctgaagatgaatcCTCCTGCACATTGACCCCATTTCACCAGACTCTCAATATGTCAAATAGTAGCGGACTGGATATTGACTCTATTCCTATAGTTGACCTCAATTTGAATGGCGCCGGGAGTCATCGCACTTTGGCATCTCTGTCGCGCGATAACCGACAAGGTGGCTCACGCCCTAAAAAGTACGAGATCGCACCTGATGAGATTATCGGACAGGAAGATTCACCGCATCTTGACTCAAATGATGAACCGGGTAAAGCCAAACGGTCTCTTCTACAGGTCGACTCGAGTGGACTAGAGCATCTATCCTTAGATGGTAGAGGTGGTTCCTCGGGAGATCCTACAGTCCCTACGGTGGTCGGCGGGCATGATGTAGAGATGGCTATGGCTGTGCAGAAAGTGGAAAAGCTGCGGCTAGAGATGCAAAGAGCTTCAGAACGTGTTCATCCGAATGGCATCCCTGCAGAAGGGACGCTGgtaaggaaaaaaagaaaatcaaaaaagcCTACACGTATTGGATCTCAGGAAGCTGCACTGCTaaaagctgaagatgaaatGTCGGTGGACAACACTCAACAGATGCCAGTTTCATCTGTGgcaccaaagaaaaagaagagagcgaaaaaacaaatcaatgCTGGCTCAAGTAGCGCACTCTAA
- a CDS encoding uncharacterized protein (uncharacterized conserved protein) — MAHATPDFHAIHSSSPITTLRFSQQAPVILERQLHSEKNLISALIGKQEEPEKYGIIEQLFFSCLQTGDDRSALLCLEQLTRRFGSSNEKVMGLRGLYEEAICENQSDLEDSLRKYDSYLLENPLNLPILKRRIALLRSLARPADAITGLVELLKAVPTDAEAWCELADLYQSQGLSSQAIFSLEEALLIAPNAWNIHARLGEVLYICARAAETEVTSRYLRRSIQYFCRSVELCDDYLRGFYGLILATSLQLGREYTMDFSQASASASSEDFLPKEKVEKLNLLARRKLEDIVKQRSVNRQLWEHAQGELIAAKELLDRESC; from the exons ATGGCCCATGCTACACCCGATTTCCATGCCATTCATAGCTCAAGCCCGATTACTACCCTTCGCTTCTCTCAGCAGGCACCAGTGATCCTTGAACGTCAATTACACTCAGAAAAAAATTTAATCTCTGCGTTAATAGGTAAACAAGAGGAGCCAGAAAAATATGGCATAATAGAGCAACTGTTCTTCTCCTGTCTACAAACCGGCGATGATAGGTCTGCTCTGTTATGTCTCGAGCAATTGACACGTCGTTTCGGCTCTTCGAATGAGAAAGTAATGGGGCTGCGTGGCCTGTATGAGGAGGCTATATGCGAAAATCAATCTGATCTGGAGGATTCCCTGCGTAAATACGATTCCTACCTGTTGGAGAACCCACTTAATTTG CCTATTCTAAAGCGCCGTATCGCGCTCTTGCGTTCACTTGCAAGGCCTGCAGATGCTATAACAGGCTTGGTAGAGCTCCTAAAAGCAGTGCCTACCGATGCAGAGGCTTGGTGTGAACTTGCAGATCTATATCAATCTCAAGGATTAAGCTCACAAGCAATATTCAGTCTCGAGGAGGCCCTGTTAATCGCTCCTAATGCTTGGAAT ATTCATGCTCGCCTTGGAGAAGTTCTATACATCTGCGCCCGCGCTGCAGAGACAGAAGTTACCTCTCGGTATTTGCGAAGATCAATCCAGTATTTTTGTAGAAGCGTCGAGCTATGTGACGATTATCTTAGAGGATTTTATGGCTTAATCTTG GCGACTTCGCTTCAGCTTGGGAGAGAATACACAATGGATTTTTCACAGGCGTCAGCGTCAGCGTCATCGGAAGATTTCTTGCCCAAAGAGAAGGTCGAGAAACTGAATCTTCTCGCCAGAAGAAAACTCGAGGATATTGTGAAACAGCGGTCTGTGAACCGCCAGCTTTGGGAGCATGCGCAAGGTGAACTCATTGCAGCCAAAGAGCTTCTCGACCGCGAGTCATGTTAA
- a CDS encoding uncharacterized protein (predicted protein) encodes MGGILFNIRIGPSPHGSDHSSLSDEEDSSGVQVSPPSDSGSHDYQDPYDEWAHLPYPDELKPSDSASRPRTSHRARSRHPVHGSSNGNISLVVLGASLPPSLQRAWTRGTSMTVLMVEYLMRRESGRLWPKVQGMLAAPLQYPRMFTPMVVHRMQLMHTKAVTSLLQISL; translated from the exons ATGGGGGGCATCCT GTTCAACATCAGAATTGGTCCCAGCCCTCACGGCTCCGATCATTCCTCACTTTCTGACGAAGAAGACTCCTCCGGCGTGCAAGTCTCCCCGCCGTCTGACTCGGGAAGCCATGACTATCAGGATCCTTATGATGAATGGGCACACCTGCCATATCCAGACGAGTTGAAGCCATCTGATTCCGCGTCTCGGCCTAGGACGTCGCATCGTGCCCGTAGCCGTCACCCGGTTCATGGGTCGTC GAACGGGAACATTTCACTCGTCGTCCTCGGCGCCAGCCTTCCCCCGAGTCTCCAGAGAGCATGGACTCGGGGGACGAGTATGACAGTCCTTATGGTCGAGTATCTCATGAGAAGAGAATCTGGCCGCCTGTGGCCCAAGGTCCAGGGTATGCTCGCAGCCCCTCTCCAGTACCCTCGTATGTTTACCCCAATGGTGGTGCACCGCATGCAGCTTATGCACACCAAAGCAGTCACCAGCCTCCTTCAGATCAGCTTATAA